AAAGTAGCCACTAGACTTGATAGAAGACATATCTCTAACTTaaagtccgagtctctcacttgctcaagcaaacGCCATTCACTCATACGTAATTGAGCAATCGCTGATTTTCTACTTAGAGCATTTGCAACTCTATTCGCCTTGCCCAAATGATATAGaatctcacaatcataatccttgaaCAGCTCTATCCATCGACactgcctcatattcaactctttcTGAGAGAATAGATACATCAGGCTCTAATGATCAGTatacacttgaaaactttctccaatcagataatgcctccaaatcttcaaggcgAACACGACCATAGCTAACTCCGGGTCGTGCGTCGGATAGTTCAACTCGTGGGGTCTCAACTAGCGAGATGCATATactactacccttccatgttgcatcagcaCACAACCTAGACCTCTAAGAGATGTGTCACTGTAgatctcaaatcctccaggaccgGATAGAATTGTCAACACGGGAGCCGTAGTCaacttatgcttaagctcttgaaaaatACGCTCGCACTTGTCTatccattcatacttcacatccttcttcagCAATTTAGTCATAGGCGAGGCTATAGCAGAGAACTTCTCCACGAATCGCCTATAGTAACCTACCAAACCCAAAAAGCTTTTGATCTCCGTTATcgtcgtcggtcttggccagtCCATGATCGCCTCAATCTTAGACGGATCCACCGCAATTCCCTCGCCCGAAATCACGTGGCCTAGGAACGCCACACGAGccaaccaaaactcacacttatTGAGCTTGGTAAAAATTTGATGCATCCTCGTAGTCTCCAACACTATCCTCATGTGTTGTTCATGGTCCTCAAaactcttcgagtacaccaggATATCGTCTATAAACACTATGACGAAGtgatccaagaattccttaaacactatgttcatcggatccataaaagcagcaggagcattcgtCGGACCAAACGACATCACTGTGAACTCGTAGTGTCCATAGCGTATCATGAATGCTGTGttcggtatatcttctttcCCGATCCTCAACTAATGGTATCCCGTCCGTAGGTCAAActtagaaaacaccgatgctCCCTACAACCGATCAAACGGATCATCAATCGTAGAcagtgggtacttgttcttgatcatcacttgattcaaccgcctGCAGcctatacacaacctcatagacctatcctttttcttaacaaacaatacgggtgctccccatggcgactcactagggcggataaatcctttattcaACGGTTTTTGCATTTGCACCTTcggttccttcaactctgaCAATGCCATCCTATACGGCGCCTTAGAGATAGGCTCTATCCCTAGAGCTAACTCTATCacaaactctatttctctttacGGCGGCAATCCAAGTAGTTCTTCGAGAAAAACgtctggaaactcacatactacaacaatatcctccaacttagtttcccCAACAAACGTGTCCACTACCGCAGC
This sequence is a window from Rhodamnia argentea isolate NSW1041297 chromosome 3, ASM2092103v1, whole genome shotgun sequence. Protein-coding genes within it:
- the LOC125314168 gene encoding uncharacterized protein LOC125314168; translated protein: MRIVLETTRMHQIFTKLNKCEFWLARVAFLGHVISGEGIAVDPSKIEAIMDWPRPTTITEIKSFLGLVGYYRRFVEKFSAIASPMTKLLKKDVKYEWIDKCERIFQELKHKLTTAPVLTILSGPGGFEIYSDTSLRGLGCVLMQHGRKELNMRQCRWIELFKDYDCEILYHLGKANRVANALSRKSAIAQLRMSEWRLLEQVRDSDFKLEICLLSSLVATLRIELDVRTSIKTLQSTDPTIQKILQEDPAKRRVDFQVAEDGIPKFRGCLVVPVDESLREDILSEVHRSAYSIHPGNTKMYQNLKQYYWWNGMKADIAKHVAKCLTRRQVKAQHYKSRGQLQPLEIPKWK